The following are from one region of the Natronosporangium hydrolyticum genome:
- a CDS encoding ABC transporter ATP-binding protein: MLANDGVDLTVEPGEIHALLGENGAGKSTLMNILYGLVEPDSGEIRIDGEPVRINGPGDAIAAGIGMVHQHFMLVPVFTVAENVMLGAEPGRGGPLRVLDRRRARREVTAVSTRYGLPVDPDAVVGDLPVGVQQRVEIVKALTREVDLLVLDEPTAVLTPGEVQDLLEVIRGLRAAGKSIVFITHKLKEVKAIADRVTVIRRGRTITTTSPQASEAELAALMVGRTVSLEVVKEPATPGAPVLEIAGLAIDDDRRCRVVDGVDLRVHAGEVVGIAGVQGNGQSELVEAIVGLRQLVAGDIRLRGESVVGRRTKEILRSGVGYIPEDRTVDGLVRDFTVAENLVLNLYDSEPFGSRVALRPAAIAESARQRAAEFDVRTSSVEAAVGTLSGGNQQKLIVAREFTRRLTLLVASQPTRGVDVGSVEFIHRQIVRERDIGTAVLLVSSELDEVLALADRIAVMYQGRIIATVSPELPREQIGLLMAGVLPNQPGETDQPGGAA; the protein is encoded by the coding sequence GAGCCGGTGCGGATCAACGGCCCGGGCGACGCGATCGCCGCCGGCATCGGCATGGTGCATCAACACTTCATGCTGGTGCCGGTCTTCACCGTGGCGGAAAATGTCATGCTCGGCGCCGAGCCCGGCCGGGGCGGTCCACTGCGGGTGCTGGACCGCCGCCGGGCCCGGCGGGAGGTGACCGCGGTCTCCACGAGGTACGGGCTGCCGGTCGACCCGGACGCGGTCGTCGGGGATCTGCCGGTCGGCGTACAGCAGCGGGTGGAGATCGTTAAGGCGTTGACCCGGGAGGTCGACCTGCTGGTGCTGGACGAGCCGACCGCCGTCCTCACCCCGGGCGAGGTCCAGGATCTGCTGGAGGTGATCCGCGGGCTGCGGGCGGCCGGCAAGTCGATCGTCTTCATCACCCATAAGCTGAAAGAGGTGAAGGCGATCGCCGACCGGGTCACCGTGATCCGGCGCGGCCGGACCATCACCACCACCTCGCCGCAGGCCAGCGAGGCGGAGCTCGCCGCGCTGATGGTGGGGCGCACGGTCAGCCTGGAGGTGGTCAAGGAGCCGGCCACCCCGGGGGCGCCGGTCCTGGAGATCGCCGGTCTGGCCATCGACGACGACCGGCGGTGCCGGGTGGTCGACGGGGTGGACCTGCGGGTGCACGCCGGTGAGGTGGTGGGGATCGCGGGCGTCCAAGGTAACGGCCAGTCGGAGCTGGTGGAGGCGATCGTCGGGCTGCGACAGTTGGTGGCCGGCGACATCCGGCTGCGGGGCGAGTCGGTGGTGGGCCGGCGTACGAAGGAGATTCTGCGTTCCGGGGTCGGCTATATCCCGGAGGACCGCACCGTCGACGGGCTGGTGCGGGACTTTACGGTCGCCGAGAACCTGGTGCTGAACCTTTACGATTCCGAGCCGTTCGGCAGCCGGGTGGCGCTGCGGCCGGCGGCGATCGCCGAGTCGGCCCGGCAGCGGGCGGCCGAGTTCGATGTGCGTACCAGTTCGGTCGAGGCGGCGGTGGGGACGCTCTCCGGCGGCAACCAGCAGAAGCTGATCGTGGCCCGGGAGTTCACCCGCCGGCTGACCCTGCTGGTGGCGTCGCAGCCCACCCGTGGTGTGGACGTCGGGTCGGTGGAGTTCATCCATCGGCAGATCGTCCGCGAGCGGGACATCGGCACCGCGGTGCTGCTGGTCTCCAGCGAGCTGGACGAGGTGCTGGCGTTGGCGGACCGGATCGCGGTGATGTACCAGGGTCGGATCATCGCCACCGTCTCGCCGGAGCTGCCCCGCGAGCAGATCGGGCTGCTGATGGCGGGCGTGCTCCCGAACCAGCCGGGCGAAACCGACCAGCCGGGAGGAGCGGCATGA